From Bicyclus anynana chromosome 18, ilBicAnyn1.1, whole genome shotgun sequence, a single genomic window includes:
- the LOC112052436 gene encoding PR domain zinc finger protein 5 isoform X2, translated as MDIDEIEIKVEYNETYETDPLQTISQKNEKKEDQSENSNGFDDAVKELNLQSHNKDEIRTSWFQSKDSDGKLLCQYCNLKYSTVQTLRYHVKKKHTEEATKLLKIIINNKRNCRHICHICKKRFKDMFNLKCHMSEHSIELVKSSCMHCNATFNNTNELTEHIHLKHQKETKMTYMCKLCGYRTSKKSHYSQHRDTHKENKALICNFCDYKTNYSPNLKIHERTHTNDKPYLCDFKNCDYRSATKSALRSHQLKHYPNENMLFCDKCSYRTVYKQSLKKHLDSHKRNVVSRNANREVNN; from the exons atGGATATCGATGAAATTGAAATCAAAGTTGAATATAACGAGACGTACGAGACTGATCCCTTACAGACTATTTCCCAGAAAAATGAAAAG aAAGAAGATCAAAGTGAAAATTCAAACGGATTTGATGATGCTGTCAAGGAACTTAACTTACAGTCACAT aataaagatgaaattCGTACATCTTGGTTCCAATCAAAAGATTCAGATGGAAAACTGTTGTGCCAATATTGTAATCTAAAATATTCTACAGTACAAACTTTGCGTTATCATGTGAAAAAGAAACATACTGAGGAAgccacaaaattattaaaaataatcataaacaaCAAGAGAAATTGTAGGCACATATGCCATATTTGCAAAAAAAGATTTAAGGATATGTTCAATTTAAAATGTCATATGTCTGAACATTCTATAGAACTGGTAAAATCATCCTGTATGCATTGCAATGCTACATTCAATAATACTAATGAATTAACAGAACATATTCATTTAAAACAtcaaaaagaaactaaaatgaCATACATGTGTAAATTATGTGGGTATCGTACATCAAAAAAGTCCCATTACAGCCAGCACAGAGATACCCATAAGGAAAATAAAGCGTTAATATGCAATTTCTGTgactataaaacaaattattcgCCAAACTTAAAAATACATGAACGCACTCACACAAATGACAAACCTTATTtgtgtgattttaaaaattgtgattATAGAAGTGCTACAAAATCTGCATTGAGAAGTCATCAATTGAAACACTATCCAAACGAAAACATGCTTTTTTGTGACAAATGTAGTTATCGGACAGTATATAAGCAATCTTTGAAGAAACATCTTGATAGTCACAAAAGAAATGTTGTATCAAGAAATGCTAATAGagaagttaataattaa
- the LOC112052436 gene encoding PR domain zinc finger protein 5 isoform X1, whose product MKLKSKLNITRRTRLIPYRLFPRKMKRKKIKVKIQTDLMMLSRNLTYSHMYVYKSNYLDQQNNMNKDEIRTSWFQSKDSDGKLLCQYCNLKYSTVQTLRYHVKKKHTEEATKLLKIIINNKRNCRHICHICKKRFKDMFNLKCHMSEHSIELVKSSCMHCNATFNNTNELTEHIHLKHQKETKMTYMCKLCGYRTSKKSHYSQHRDTHKENKALICNFCDYKTNYSPNLKIHERTHTNDKPYLCDFKNCDYRSATKSALRSHQLKHYPNENMLFCDKCSYRTVYKQSLKKHLDSHKRNVVSRNANREVNN is encoded by the exons ATGAAATTGAAATCAAAGTTGAATATAACGAGACGTACGAGACTGATCCCTTACAGACTATTTCCCAGAAAAATGAAAAG aAAGAAGATCAAAGTGAAAATTCAAACGGATTTGATGATGCTGTCAAGGAACTTAACTTACAGTCACATGTATGTATACAAATCTAATTATTTGGATCAACAAAATAATATG aataaagatgaaattCGTACATCTTGGTTCCAATCAAAAGATTCAGATGGAAAACTGTTGTGCCAATATTGTAATCTAAAATATTCTACAGTACAAACTTTGCGTTATCATGTGAAAAAGAAACATACTGAGGAAgccacaaaattattaaaaataatcataaacaaCAAGAGAAATTGTAGGCACATATGCCATATTTGCAAAAAAAGATTTAAGGATATGTTCAATTTAAAATGTCATATGTCTGAACATTCTATAGAACTGGTAAAATCATCCTGTATGCATTGCAATGCTACATTCAATAATACTAATGAATTAACAGAACATATTCATTTAAAACAtcaaaaagaaactaaaatgaCATACATGTGTAAATTATGTGGGTATCGTACATCAAAAAAGTCCCATTACAGCCAGCACAGAGATACCCATAAGGAAAATAAAGCGTTAATATGCAATTTCTGTgactataaaacaaattattcgCCAAACTTAAAAATACATGAACGCACTCACACAAATGACAAACCTTATTtgtgtgattttaaaaattgtgattATAGAAGTGCTACAAAATCTGCATTGAGAAGTCATCAATTGAAACACTATCCAAACGAAAACATGCTTTTTTGTGACAAATGTAGTTATCGGACAGTATATAAGCAATCTTTGAAGAAACATCTTGATAGTCACAAAAGAAATGTTGTATCAAGAAATGCTAATAGagaagttaataattaa
- the LOC112052436 gene encoding PR domain zinc finger protein 5 isoform X3 — translation MDIDEIEIKVEYNETYETDPLQTISQKNEKNKDEIRTSWFQSKDSDGKLLCQYCNLKYSTVQTLRYHVKKKHTEEATKLLKIIINNKRNCRHICHICKKRFKDMFNLKCHMSEHSIELVKSSCMHCNATFNNTNELTEHIHLKHQKETKMTYMCKLCGYRTSKKSHYSQHRDTHKENKALICNFCDYKTNYSPNLKIHERTHTNDKPYLCDFKNCDYRSATKSALRSHQLKHYPNENMLFCDKCSYRTVYKQSLKKHLDSHKRNVVSRNANREVNN, via the exons atGGATATCGATGAAATTGAAATCAAAGTTGAATATAACGAGACGTACGAGACTGATCCCTTACAGACTATTTCCCAGAAAAATGAAAAG aataaagatgaaattCGTACATCTTGGTTCCAATCAAAAGATTCAGATGGAAAACTGTTGTGCCAATATTGTAATCTAAAATATTCTACAGTACAAACTTTGCGTTATCATGTGAAAAAGAAACATACTGAGGAAgccacaaaattattaaaaataatcataaacaaCAAGAGAAATTGTAGGCACATATGCCATATTTGCAAAAAAAGATTTAAGGATATGTTCAATTTAAAATGTCATATGTCTGAACATTCTATAGAACTGGTAAAATCATCCTGTATGCATTGCAATGCTACATTCAATAATACTAATGAATTAACAGAACATATTCATTTAAAACAtcaaaaagaaactaaaatgaCATACATGTGTAAATTATGTGGGTATCGTACATCAAAAAAGTCCCATTACAGCCAGCACAGAGATACCCATAAGGAAAATAAAGCGTTAATATGCAATTTCTGTgactataaaacaaattattcgCCAAACTTAAAAATACATGAACGCACTCACACAAATGACAAACCTTATTtgtgtgattttaaaaattgtgattATAGAAGTGCTACAAAATCTGCATTGAGAAGTCATCAATTGAAACACTATCCAAACGAAAACATGCTTTTTTGTGACAAATGTAGTTATCGGACAGTATATAAGCAATCTTTGAAGAAACATCTTGATAGTCACAAAAGAAATGTTGTATCAAGAAATGCTAATAGagaagttaataattaa